In one Shewanella loihica PV-4 genomic region, the following are encoded:
- a CDS encoding TraR/DksA family transcriptional regulator, with amino-acid sequence MSRSHIRHELSVLEANLRKELGTLLALHQITLDTQQLSLTSLIDEMTAAKLADEPLFIKLTQLDAALCQLDLGLYGLCSDCEADIEAERLNANPLEQRCTQCAADYAHEHRHELRLTH; translated from the coding sequence GTGAGCAGATCCCATATCAGACATGAACTGTCGGTGCTTGAAGCGAATCTCAGGAAAGAGTTAGGTACCCTGCTGGCATTACATCAAATAACACTCGATACCCAGCAACTCTCGCTGACCTCCCTCATCGACGAGATGACCGCGGCCAAACTGGCCGACGAGCCCTTATTTATCAAACTGACCCAACTCGATGCGGCGCTGTGCCAGCTGGATCTGGGTCTCTACGGCTTGTGCTCAGACTGTGAGGCCGATATCGAAGCCGAGCGGCTCAACGCCAATCCGCTCGAGCAGCGCTGCACCCAATGCGCCGCCGATTACGCCCACGAACACAGGCACGAGCTCAGGCTCACACACTAA
- a CDS encoding HvfB family MNIO-type RiPP peptide maturase — MMTQAKVGLGLRREMLDEFCQSVPGAIDFFEVAPENWMTLGGKFGRQFRQLTEKHKFFCHGLSLSIGGPEPLDTRFVKQIKTFLDHHDIEIYSEHLSYCSGKGHLYDLMPIPFTDEAVRHVARRIEQVQDILERPFILENVSFYASPASEMSECEFVSAVLEEADCRLLLDVNNIYVNSINHQYDAEAFLRAMPSERIAYLHIAGHYDEAEDLKVDTHGSEVIDPVWRLLAICYQTHGVFPTLLERDFNIPATHELLKEINKIHGYQTKALQPSHRSA; from the coding sequence ATGATGACACAAGCTAAGGTGGGGCTCGGCCTGCGCCGCGAGATGCTAGATGAGTTTTGCCAGTCTGTCCCCGGTGCCATCGATTTTTTCGAGGTGGCGCCCGAGAACTGGATGACACTTGGTGGTAAGTTTGGCCGTCAATTTAGGCAGTTAACCGAGAAGCACAAGTTTTTCTGCCACGGACTGTCGCTCTCTATCGGTGGCCCAGAGCCCCTAGATACGCGTTTCGTTAAGCAGATTAAAACCTTTCTAGACCATCACGACATAGAGATCTATTCGGAGCACTTAAGTTACTGTTCGGGCAAGGGCCATCTGTATGACTTGATGCCAATCCCCTTTACTGATGAGGCGGTGCGCCACGTGGCAAGGCGTATTGAGCAGGTACAGGATATCTTAGAGCGTCCCTTTATTCTGGAAAACGTATCCTTTTACGCCTCGCCCGCGAGCGAGATGAGCGAGTGTGAGTTTGTCAGCGCCGTGCTTGAAGAGGCAGATTGTCGCCTGCTGCTGGATGTGAACAACATCTATGTTAACTCGATCAATCATCAATATGACGCCGAAGCCTTCTTAAGGGCCATGCCCAGCGAGCGTATCGCCTACCTGCATATTGCCGGTCATTACGATGAGGCGGAAGATCTTAAGGTCGATACCCATGGCAGCGAGGTGATCGACCCCGTCTGGCGTTTGTTAGCGATCTGTTATCAGACCCATGGTGTGTTTCCAACCTTGCTCGAGCGTGACTTTAATATTCCTGCCACCCATGAGTTGCTCAAAGAGATCAACAAGATACATGGCTATCAGACCAAGGCATTACAGCCCAGCCATCGGAGCGCCTAG
- a CDS encoding HvfA family oxazolone/thioamide-modified RiPP metallophore — MKLVKNTAVAVALGTVFVGSAFAAQAQANPFGYSEMQAGYQIADGEGKCGEGKCGENMKKGAKEGKCGENMKAKEGKCGEGMKKGAKEGKCGEGKCGAQMKAHKEGKCGENMKAKEGKCGENMKAKEGKCGEDMKKGKEGKCGGHK, encoded by the coding sequence ATGAAATTAGTTAAGAATACTGCTGTTGCTGTAGCGTTAGGCACTGTGTTTGTTGGTAGCGCGTTTGCGGCGCAGGCTCAAGCTAATCCGTTTGGTTACAGTGAAATGCAAGCTGGTTACCAGATCGCCGATGGCGAAGGTAAGTGTGGCGAAGGCAAGTGCGGCGAGAACATGAAGAAAGGCGCCAAAGAAGGTAAGTGCGGCGAGAACATGAAAGCCAAAGAGGGTAAATGTGGCGAAGGCATGAAGAAAGGCGCCAAAGAAGGTAAGTGTGGCGAAGGTAAATGCGGCGCCCAGATGAAGGCCCATAAAGAGGGTAAGTGCGGCGAAAACATGAAAGCCAAAGAAGGTAAGTGTGGCGAGAACATGAAGGCCAAAGAGGGCAAGTGCGGCGAAGATATGAAGAAGGGCAAAGAAGGCAAGTGTGGCGGCCATAAGTAA
- a CDS encoding HvfC family RiPP maturation protein encodes MSFTQVQQSFIDYIKDPSSPLPQGTDERRMGIYRELFFNNVKGFVASGFPVLCSLYEEDDWQALVQQFFVTHDCQTPIFIEIAQEFLLFLQNEYQLSEQDPAFMLELAHYEWLELVVATAPDDRQSQSIDEQSLETQPLGLSLAARVAQYHFEVQRISPDYRPEAPSEQPNFFCIYRDADDEVCFLQLNPLTAQVLAYIEQQDGVEFAALCDWIAALYQQMPRPQIVEGCRQLLLDMAQRGIVVAAR; translated from the coding sequence ATGAGTTTTACCCAAGTCCAGCAGTCGTTTATCGATTACATCAAAGACCCTTCATCGCCCCTGCCTCAGGGGACGGACGAAAGGCGTATGGGGATCTATCGCGAATTGTTTTTTAATAATGTGAAGGGGTTTGTCGCCAGTGGTTTTCCCGTGCTCTGCTCCTTGTATGAAGAAGATGACTGGCAGGCGCTGGTGCAGCAGTTTTTTGTGACCCATGATTGTCAGACGCCGATCTTTATCGAAATCGCCCAGGAGTTTTTGCTGTTCTTGCAAAACGAGTATCAGCTGAGCGAGCAAGATCCCGCCTTCATGCTAGAGCTGGCTCACTACGAATGGTTGGAGCTGGTGGTGGCTACGGCGCCCGATGACAGACAATCGCAAAGTATTGACGAGCAAAGCCTGGAAACCCAGCCCCTGGGGTTAAGCTTGGCCGCCAGGGTGGCCCAATACCATTTTGAGGTGCAGCGCATTAGCCCCGACTATCGCCCCGAGGCGCCTAGCGAGCAGCCAAACTTTTTCTGTATCTACCGGGATGCTGACGATGAAGTCTGTTTCTTGCAGCTTAATCCGCTTACGGCACAGGTGCTGGCCTATATCGAGCAGCAAGATGGTGTGGAGTTTGCTGCGCTATGTGACTGGATTGCAGCCCTTTATCAGCAGATGCCGAGGCCTCAGATAGTAGAGGGTTGTCGGCAGTTGCTGCTGGATATGGCTCAGCGGGGCATAGTGGTCGCCGCGAGATAA
- a CDS encoding TonB-dependent receptor, translating into MNSLTLTAKAVRVGLFAAATSSIAFSGIAIAEEQSDKVERIEVTGSRIKQVDMETSSPVTVLSAADIALTGEKTVADVLNNSSINAFGSWRGTSGYGSGASATSTVNMRGLGSQATLVLLDGRRMPGTSSSSGAEADTSQIPLAIVERIEILRDGASAVYGSDAVAGVINIITKKEFDGFQVDFSTEQPSVEGGDANRFSIAAGFNSEKGNVTFTYEYYDTKAVMDRDIWNMDDPSYGDYSSFSSVPNGYYNTGEKDADGDDIYAFYSNSEMCADTDNVADTTDGQNNGRCLYSYGAVTKLFGDMTRNSFMTNFNYDITDNIRFRGRGTASLSETNTRYAGTPVSTNYPVMSADNQYNPTGKDMTLYMRSVQIGERDTLTETNSFDILGGFVGYADVGNGIDWELNAQHSASTTNAFNYNLINDNIIQSEIDTGNYDVFNTSGMSYAEWEQQMTALYSAANHTGVYQGKFDSTQIDGLASTMLYEQGDFSLAIVGGLEYEMINFKQTSDPESASGIISGGSGGDDVDAERTRQSAYTEIQMALPANFELSAALRYERYEQEGTLTGAEGQVTNSSTFDAVVPKFGLSWRPVDSLLLRASYGDSFRAPNMGEMFSSQSLSFEKAYDSVWCEANNNSDANYCATGNQHKTWFGGNPNLEAEEGNSLTLGGVWNVTDAWSVELSYYSITYDNKIEAVSASDVIRDEKINGGSDFVTRGPDGKIEYLESGYVNKASLETSGFDFASSYNFETGFGDFNLKLDVTHILDFKEQADAESEKIDYSGTQDYPDWRGNFAAAWYYNDFSAAWTTVYIGSQSGAMWRDLGYDYIIDTPSYFKHNFQVGYTHDWNGTITVGVNNLFDEKAPTWYDYAGYRDVNTNLYDVLGRTFYLRINQKF; encoded by the coding sequence ATGAACTCTTTGACCTTAACAGCAAAAGCGGTTCGCGTAGGCTTATTTGCCGCCGCGACATCTAGCATTGCATTTTCTGGTATCGCAATTGCTGAAGAGCAAAGCGATAAAGTTGAACGCATCGAAGTAACTGGTTCGCGTATTAAGCAAGTTGATATGGAGACTTCGTCTCCTGTGACTGTATTAAGTGCGGCAGATATCGCGTTGACCGGTGAAAAAACTGTTGCCGACGTATTGAATAACTCTTCTATCAACGCCTTTGGTTCTTGGCGTGGTACTTCGGGTTATGGTTCGGGTGCGAGTGCGACTTCAACAGTCAACATGCGTGGTTTAGGTTCTCAGGCTACCTTGGTATTGCTTGATGGCCGTCGTATGCCTGGTACCAGCTCTAGCTCGGGTGCCGAGGCAGATACATCTCAGATTCCACTAGCAATCGTTGAACGTATCGAGATCCTACGTGATGGTGCATCTGCAGTTTATGGCTCAGACGCCGTAGCAGGTGTAATTAACATCATTACCAAGAAAGAGTTTGATGGATTCCAAGTCGACTTCAGCACAGAGCAGCCTAGCGTAGAAGGCGGTGATGCCAATCGTTTCTCTATTGCGGCTGGCTTCAACTCTGAGAAAGGTAATGTGACTTTTACCTATGAGTACTATGACACTAAGGCTGTGATGGACCGTGACATCTGGAACATGGATGATCCTAGCTATGGTGACTACAGCTCTTTTAGCTCTGTGCCGAATGGCTATTATAACACCGGCGAGAAAGATGCCGATGGCGATGATATCTATGCATTCTACTCAAACTCTGAGATGTGTGCCGATACCGATAACGTTGCCGATACCACAGATGGTCAGAACAATGGTCGCTGTCTATACAGCTATGGCGCGGTAACCAAGCTATTTGGCGACATGACCCGCAACTCTTTCATGACCAACTTTAACTATGACATCACGGATAACATTCGCTTCCGTGGTCGTGGTACCGCATCTTTGAGCGAAACCAACACACGTTATGCCGGTACACCTGTATCGACTAACTATCCTGTGATGAGCGCGGATAACCAATATAACCCAACGGGTAAGGACATGACGCTGTACATGCGCTCTGTTCAGATTGGTGAGCGTGACACCCTAACAGAAACAAACAGTTTCGACATTCTAGGTGGCTTCGTAGGCTATGCCGACGTGGGTAATGGTATCGATTGGGAGCTGAACGCACAGCACTCTGCGTCGACCACTAACGCCTTTAACTACAACCTGATCAACGACAACATCATTCAGAGCGAGATCGATACTGGCAACTATGATGTCTTCAATACCTCGGGTATGAGCTATGCAGAGTGGGAGCAGCAGATGACTGCACTCTATTCTGCCGCAAACCACACTGGTGTATACCAAGGTAAGTTCGACAGCACGCAGATCGACGGCCTTGCCAGCACCATGCTGTATGAACAAGGTGATTTCTCATTGGCCATCGTAGGTGGTTTAGAGTATGAGATGATCAACTTCAAGCAAACCTCTGATCCAGAGTCGGCTTCTGGCATTATCTCTGGTGGTTCGGGTGGTGACGATGTTGATGCTGAGCGTACACGTCAGTCTGCCTATACCGAAATCCAGATGGCACTGCCTGCCAACTTCGAACTGTCAGCGGCGCTACGTTATGAGCGTTATGAGCAGGAAGGTACCTTGACGGGTGCAGAAGGTCAGGTGACTAACTCTTCTACATTCGATGCCGTTGTACCTAAGTTTGGTTTGAGCTGGCGCCCTGTCGATTCGTTGCTGCTTCGTGCTAGCTACGGTGATTCATTCCGCGCACCAAATATGGGTGAGATGTTCTCGTCGCAATCTCTGAGTTTCGAGAAAGCCTACGATTCGGTTTGGTGTGAAGCCAACAACAATTCTGACGCCAACTACTGTGCTACAGGTAACCAGCACAAGACTTGGTTTGGTGGTAACCCGAATCTAGAAGCGGAAGAGGGTAACTCACTGACATTGGGTGGCGTCTGGAACGTGACCGATGCGTGGAGTGTTGAACTATCATATTACTCAATCACTTATGACAACAAAATTGAAGCCGTTAGCGCATCAGACGTGATCCGTGATGAGAAGATCAACGGTGGCTCTGACTTCGTGACTCGTGGCCCAGACGGTAAGATTGAGTACCTTGAAAGTGGTTATGTGAACAAGGCATCGCTGGAAACGTCTGGTTTTGACTTTGCTTCTTCATACAACTTCGAGACAGGCTTCGGTGACTTCAACCTTAAGCTAGATGTTACTCACATCCTCGACTTTAAAGAGCAGGCCGATGCCGAATCTGAGAAGATCGATTACTCAGGTACGCAAGACTATCCTGATTGGCGTGGTAACTTCGCCGCGGCTTGGTACTACAACGATTTCAGCGCGGCTTGGACAACCGTGTATATCGGTAGTCAGTCAGGTGCAATGTGGCGCGACCTTGGTTACGACTACATCATCGACACACCAAGCTACTTCAAGCATAACTTCCAGGTGGGTTATACCCATGATTGGAACGGTACTATCACAGTGGGTGTGAACAACCTGTTCGACGAAAAAGCACCGACTTGGTATGACTATGCGGGTTATCGCGATGTGAACACCAACCTATACGATGTATTGGGTCGTACCTTCTATCTGCGTATTAACCAGAAGTTCTAA
- the dnaX gene encoding DNA polymerase III subunit gamma/tau has translation MSYQVLARKWRPATFEQVVGQSHVLHALTNALSQNRLHHAYLFTGTRGVGKTSLARLFAKGLNCEQGVTATPCGQCASCVEIAQGRFVDLIEVDAASRTKVDDTRELLDNVQYRPTRGRFKVYLIDEVHMLSRSSFNALLKTLEEPPEHVKFLLATTDPQRLPVTVLSRCLQFNLKSLTLDEICVQLGHILAQEQVGYDDGAVKLLAKAANGSMRDALSLTDQAIAFGAGQVRLTQVQTMLGTIDEHHVIVLLKALCDGDVDLLMKVTGDVLSFGADPHEVLRSLLELLHQITLTQFAPSAAQLSQYAEQIKAFAKQLRPEQVQLYYQLLLNGRQDLPHAPDPKSGLEMALLRAIAFVPEAPVQRWMGEAGSEILLPDTPLPELGKGEDVAPTSARPDGTVKPVKPAESVLNSQAEAEVEDKAEVEEKAKVEASNEASVAMLSDAQASTAEQTNKLSDTDGPFEANLVAVDLVEADSTEKDALEEDEGALDLFAEQQLILSQAQSKGHSPELSAELSTNHSPEPSPEPESSPEPSPQETSSANKSPVSEASAESKVDASTSAATAQGGEAALSTEPKMPAESVEQTASIAEQASSSADESGSFYDDLYFSSDDDESGDPSDYEAYLAYQQGQDSQASGDISSSAATRPVDNSAQVSSAPVNENAPLGGLTPDTGLASEDTTPNLLEDDLLDAVLNARQSLLSDLEEDAAKEDAAKESASKKPLVGAKKPGANQAQASSEQQAGEENKSGAEPYVPPKRPEQAALSVETAPSGEATSQSFGETAQNAQDNALIVEAVSNTAVTNEAGKTEHGTKAPETQHNYSAQQPNAYLNDEDRPPWVSPEPSLQAVTAPSDEVPNLAGQVDTQSESHARADAAAQIEQGLDELSLEDQSLDDQSLDDQSLDDQSSEDLNSDDQGSNESGAFGNHPVQSPAAQEVSAPSAVTEPVSQTTQVAFVADEITGHDTDLKWYRLMSALEIGGRVRQLAVNAVCKAFSEPLPLVLKPNQKHLAAPGAISQLEDALSKALGGSCQVAFSVGVEPERETPLEIRQRFHRELLEQAHQGLLQDENIQWLTQVMQAEMEPDSLSYLPELLGKRGQTIALIDKSNFVATEES, from the coding sequence ATGTCATATCAGGTGTTAGCCAGAAAATGGCGCCCTGCAACATTTGAGCAAGTTGTCGGTCAGTCACATGTGCTGCATGCCCTAACCAATGCCTTATCGCAAAACCGTCTACATCATGCCTATCTGTTTACCGGTACCCGAGGGGTAGGTAAGACGAGTCTGGCTAGGCTATTTGCCAAGGGACTGAACTGTGAGCAAGGGGTAACGGCCACGCCCTGTGGCCAGTGTGCCAGCTGTGTCGAGATCGCCCAGGGGCGATTTGTCGATCTTATCGAGGTGGATGCCGCGTCGCGCACCAAGGTTGACGATACCCGCGAGTTGCTGGACAACGTTCAGTATCGCCCCACGCGCGGCCGCTTCAAGGTGTATCTTATCGATGAGGTGCACATGCTCTCGCGCAGCAGCTTCAATGCGCTGTTGAAGACGCTGGAAGAGCCCCCAGAGCATGTTAAGTTCTTGCTGGCGACCACAGATCCCCAGCGCCTGCCCGTCACCGTACTCTCCCGCTGTCTGCAATTTAACCTTAAGAGTCTGACACTTGACGAGATCTGCGTGCAGCTTGGCCACATCCTGGCTCAGGAGCAGGTGGGGTATGATGATGGCGCGGTAAAACTACTCGCCAAGGCGGCCAACGGCAGTATGCGTGACGCCTTGAGTCTAACGGATCAGGCTATAGCCTTCGGCGCAGGTCAAGTCAGGCTCACTCAGGTGCAGACCATGCTGGGCACCATAGATGAGCATCATGTGATTGTCTTGCTCAAAGCCCTGTGCGATGGCGACGTGGATCTGCTCATGAAGGTGACTGGGGATGTTTTATCCTTCGGCGCCGATCCCCATGAGGTGCTGCGCAGCCTGCTGGAATTGCTGCATCAGATCACCTTGACCCAGTTTGCACCCAGCGCCGCTCAGCTGTCGCAATATGCCGAGCAGATCAAGGCCTTCGCCAAACAGCTAAGGCCCGAGCAGGTACAGCTCTATTATCAACTATTGCTAAACGGTCGGCAGGATCTGCCCCATGCGCCCGACCCTAAGTCAGGCCTGGAGATGGCGCTGCTGCGCGCCATCGCTTTCGTGCCCGAGGCGCCTGTGCAACGCTGGATGGGCGAGGCCGGCAGCGAGATCCTCTTGCCTGACACTCCCTTACCAGAACTGGGCAAGGGTGAAGATGTTGCGCCAACCTCTGCTAGGCCAGATGGAACAGTTAAGCCGGTGAAACCTGCTGAGTCTGTGCTAAACAGTCAGGCGGAAGCCGAGGTTGAAGACAAGGCCGAGGTTGAAGAAAAAGCTAAGGTCGAGGCCAGCAATGAAGCAAGTGTGGCAATGTTGTCCGATGCGCAAGCGTCCACTGCTGAGCAGACGAACAAGTTAAGCGATACTGACGGCCCATTTGAAGCGAATTTAGTTGCAGTGGATTTAGTTGAAGCTGATTCGACAGAAAAGGATGCGCTTGAAGAGGATGAGGGTGCACTCGATCTGTTTGCCGAGCAGCAGCTGATCTTGAGCCAGGCCCAAAGCAAAGGGCACAGCCCTGAGCTTAGCGCTGAGCTTAGCACTAACCATAGTCCTGAGCCTAGCCCTGAGCCTGAATCTAGCCCTGAGCCGAGCCCGCAAGAAACAAGCTCGGCAAATAAAAGTCCCGTAAGCGAAGCATCTGCCGAGTCTAAAGTGGATGCGTCGACGAGTGCTGCGACAGCACAGGGCGGTGAAGCGGCTCTGTCAACCGAGCCAAAAATGCCGGCAGAAAGCGTCGAGCAAACAGCTTCAATAGCCGAGCAAGCCAGTTCGTCAGCAGACGAGAGTGGCAGTTTTTACGATGACCTCTATTTCAGTTCAGATGACGATGAGTCTGGCGACCCAAGCGACTATGAAGCCTACCTAGCCTATCAGCAGGGACAGGATAGTCAGGCATCTGGCGATATCTCTTCCTCTGCGGCGACAAGGCCTGTTGACAACAGTGCCCAGGTTAGTAGCGCTCCGGTAAATGAAAATGCACCACTTGGCGGTTTGACTCCCGATACTGGATTGGCAAGTGAAGACACCACGCCCAACCTGTTAGAAGATGATCTGCTCGACGCCGTATTGAATGCGCGTCAGAGCCTGCTTAGCGATCTTGAGGAAGATGCGGCTAAGGAGGACGCGGCTAAGGAGAGCGCATCAAAAAAGCCCCTAGTCGGCGCTAAGAAGCCTGGGGCTAACCAGGCTCAAGCGAGTAGCGAACAGCAGGCGGGCGAAGAGAATAAGTCTGGCGCAGAGCCTTATGTGCCGCCCAAACGGCCAGAGCAAGCAGCCCTGAGCGTAGAAACAGCCCCGAGCGGAGAAGCAACTTCTCAGAGCTTTGGTGAGACAGCCCAGAACGCTCAAGATAATGCCTTGATCGTCGAAGCTGTCTCGAACACGGCTGTGACGAACGAGGCTGGGAAGACTGAGCATGGGACGAAAGCGCCTGAGACGCAGCACAATTATTCTGCGCAGCAGCCTAATGCGTACCTAAATGATGAAGACAGGCCGCCTTGGGTGTCGCCAGAGCCGAGCCTGCAGGCAGTTACCGCACCAAGTGATGAAGTGCCTAATCTTGCTGGGCAAGTCGATACTCAATCTGAGTCACACGCCCGCGCCGATGCAGCTGCTCAGATAGAACAAGGCTTGGATGAACTCAGCTTGGAGGACCAAAGCTTGGATGACCAAAGCTTGGATGACCAAAGCTTGGATGACCAAAGCTCGGAGGACCTCAACTCGGATGACCAAGGCTCAAATGAAAGCGGTGCTTTCGGCAATCATCCCGTCCAGAGTCCTGCAGCGCAGGAAGTGTCGGCACCTTCAGCCGTCACTGAGCCCGTCAGCCAGACGACACAAGTGGCCTTTGTGGCCGATGAGATCACAGGGCACGATACGGATCTTAAATGGTATCGCTTGATGTCGGCGCTGGAGATCGGCGGCCGGGTAAGACAGCTGGCGGTCAACGCCGTATGTAAGGCCTTTAGTGAGCCTCTGCCTTTGGTGCTTAAGCCCAATCAGAAGCACCTGGCGGCGCCAGGCGCCATCAGTCAGCTCGAAGATGCCTTGTCTAAGGCGTTAGGCGGCAGCTGCCAGGTGGCGTTTAGCGTCGGGGTCGAGCCTGAGCGTGAGACACCGCTAGAGATCCGTCAGCGATTCCATCGCGAACTGCTCGAGCAGGCGCATCAGGGGTTATTGCAAGATGAAAACATTCAATGGCTGACACAGGTGATGCAGGCAGAGATGGAGCCAGACAGCTTAAGTTATCTGCCGGAGCTGCTGGGTAAGCGGGGCCAGACGATAGCACTTATCGATAAGTCGAACTTTGTGGCGACAGAGGAGTCTTAA
- the apt gene encoding adenine phosphoribosyltransferase: MVVMNTDKLALIKQSIKTIPDYPKPGIMFRDVTSLMEDPAAYQATIALFVERYKDLGVTKVVGTEARGFLFGAPLALELGVGFVPVRKPGKLPRETISESYELEYGHDMLEIHTDAIKPGDKVLVVDDLLATGGTIEATVKLIRQLGGEVEHAAFVISLPELGGEHRLAEMGLSLMTLCEFEGE, encoded by the coding sequence ATGGTAGTAATGAATACAGACAAGTTAGCCTTGATCAAGCAGAGCATTAAGACAATTCCAGATTATCCGAAACCAGGGATCATGTTTCGCGATGTAACCAGTTTAATGGAAGACCCAGCGGCCTATCAGGCGACGATTGCCCTGTTTGTTGAGCGCTATAAAGATCTTGGCGTGACCAAAGTGGTGGGCACAGAGGCGCGTGGCTTCCTTTTCGGCGCGCCGCTGGCGTTAGAGTTGGGCGTAGGTTTCGTGCCTGTGCGTAAGCCGGGTAAACTGCCCCGCGAAACCATTTCTGAGAGTTATGAGCTGGAATATGGCCATGACATGCTGGAGATCCACACGGATGCCATTAAGCCGGGCGACAAGGTATTAGTTGTCGACGATCTGCTGGCTACAGGCGGCACTATCGAAGCGACAGTAAAGCTTATCCGTCAGTTGGGCGGCGAGGTTGAGCATGCGGCATTTGTGATCTCTCTGCCAGAGCTTGGCGGCGAGCATCGTCTAGCCGAGATGGGTCTTTCTCTGATGACCCTGTGTGAGTTTGAAGGCGAGTAA
- the dusC gene encoding tRNA dihydrouridine(16) synthase DusC: protein MRVILAPMEGVADAPMRALLTSVGGYDMVISEFIRVVDQLLPEKVFYRLCAELKYQCRTASGTPVRLQLLGQEPNWMAENAIRAVELGSRGVDLNYGCPAPMVNRSKGGAALLKEPETIYRVTQAVRQAVPKDKPVSAKIRLGWDDKSRCTEIAQAIEAAGATELTVHARTKEEAYRPPAHWEYIAQIKSVTRLPIIANGEIWGREDYLKCREASGCDDVMLGRGALTIPNLAHVVKGEQTPMPWPEVLALLLQYSEFEIVSEKEKYYPARIKQWLRFIARHYEEGEALFRQVRVLKDTQSILSLLRSC, encoded by the coding sequence ATGCGTGTCATCTTAGCCCCGATGGAAGGCGTTGCCGACGCCCCGATGCGAGCCCTGCTAACCAGCGTTGGTGGCTATGACATGGTGATCAGCGAATTTATTCGTGTCGTCGATCAATTACTGCCGGAAAAAGTCTTCTACCGACTCTGCGCCGAGCTTAAGTACCAATGCAGAACCGCCTCGGGCACTCCGGTGCGCCTGCAATTGCTGGGGCAGGAGCCTAACTGGATGGCCGAGAATGCCATTCGCGCCGTCGAGCTCGGTTCTCGCGGCGTCGACCTTAACTATGGCTGCCCTGCCCCTATGGTTAATCGCAGCAAGGGCGGCGCGGCGCTGTTAAAAGAGCCCGAAACCATCTACCGGGTAACCCAGGCCGTGAGGCAGGCGGTGCCCAAGGACAAGCCAGTGTCGGCCAAGATCCGCCTGGGGTGGGATGACAAGAGCCGCTGCACAGAAATCGCCCAGGCTATCGAGGCGGCCGGCGCCACCGAACTGACGGTGCACGCCCGCACCAAAGAGGAAGCCTACCGACCGCCGGCGCACTGGGAATATATCGCGCAGATAAAATCTGTCACTCGCCTGCCCATCATCGCCAACGGCGAGATCTGGGGCAGAGAAGATTACCTCAAATGCCGCGAGGCCAGCGGCTGTGATGATGTCATGCTCGGCCGCGGTGCCCTGACCATCCCCAACCTGGCCCACGTAGTAAAAGGCGAGCAGACGCCCATGCCCTGGCCCGAGGTGCTGGCGCTGCTGCTGCAATATTCAGAATTTGAGATAGTCAGCGAGAAAGAGAAGTACTATCCGGCGCGCATCAAACAGTGGCTGAGGTTTATCGCCCGCCACTATGAGGAGGGCGAAGCCCTGTTCCGCCAGGTACGCGTACTGAAAGATACCCAGAGCATCTTGTCCCTGCTACGCAGTTGCTAG
- a CDS encoding YbaN family protein, with protein sequence MVIKRGFYLLLGLSSLFLGLLGIALPLLPTVPFILLAAFCFARSSSRLHDWLMTHPWFADALQNWHSERAIRRGLKRKAYIATCLSFSVSIILVPLLWVKLMLLAMLTGLLLYLRQIPELDD encoded by the coding sequence ATGGTTATCAAGCGGGGCTTCTATCTACTCCTAGGCCTTAGCAGTCTGTTTCTCGGCCTGCTTGGCATTGCCCTTCCGCTACTGCCGACCGTGCCTTTTATCTTGCTGGCGGCCTTTTGTTTTGCCCGCTCGAGTTCGCGCCTGCATGACTGGCTGATGACCCACCCTTGGTTTGCCGATGCGCTGCAGAACTGGCATAGCGAGCGCGCCATTCGCCGTGGCTTGAAGCGCAAGGCCTATATCGCCACCTGTTTAAGTTTTAGCGTGAGTATCATCTTGGTGCCGCTGCTTTGGGTGAAGTTGATGCTACTGGCCATGTTAACAGGCTTGCTGCTTTATCTCAGGCAAATTCCCGAATTAGACGACTGA